A single window of Papaver somniferum cultivar HN1 unplaced genomic scaffold, ASM357369v1 unplaced-scaffold_139, whole genome shotgun sequence DNA harbors:
- the LOC113335303 gene encoding uncharacterized protein LOC113335303 — protein MTQWKGPVWIIALIPLIILLLIGAYMVPLGGYSFCYFFSGVGCKSISEWLPVPTPTREYSDAEIAARGVIRDILQTPPIQTKTPKIAFMFLTPGTLPFEKLWDKFFDGHDGRFSVYVHASSEKPEHLSRYFVNRDIHSEKVVWGRNSMVDAERRLLGLAFQDPDNQHFVLLSDSCIPLHNFDYVFNYLMDTNVSYIDCYEDHGPHGSAGRYSEHMLPEIEYKDFKKGSQWFTMKRQHALIVLSDSLYYSKFSLYCKPGFEGKNCYSDEHYLPTFFYMMDPGGIANWSVTLADWSERKWHPKAYQAQDITYELLKKITSIDESMHFTSDEKLVIDEPCVWNGMKRPCYLFARKFYPETLDNLMNNFSSYTTI, from the exons ATGACACAG tggAAGGGTCCAGTTTGGATCATTGCATTAATTCCTTTGATTATCCTCTTGCTAATAGGTGCTTATATGGTTCCTTTAGGAGGATATTCATTTTGTTATTTCTTCTCTGGAGTCGGTTGCAAGTCTATCTCCGAGTGGCTACCAGTACCTACTCCTACCAGGGAATACAGTGATGCTGAGATCGCAGCTCGTGGTGTCATTAGAGACATCTTGCAAACACCTCCTATTCAAACAAAGACACCAAAAATCGCTTTCATGTTCTTGACTCCGGGCACATTACCTTTTGAAAAGCTATGGGATAAGTTCTTTGACGGGCATGACGGCAGATTCTCCGTTTACGTACACGCATCTAGCGAGAAACCGGAACATTTGAGCCGTTACTTTGTCAACAGAGACATCCACAGTGAGAAGGTGGTCTGGGGGAGAAATTCTATGGTTGATGCAGAGAGGAGACTTCTGGGATTGGCTTTCCAAGACCCTGATAATCAGCATTTTGTACTTCTCTCGGACAGTTGTATTCCACTTCATAATTTTGATTATGTCTTTAACTATTTGATGGATACAAATGTCAGCTATATTGATTGCTATGAAGATCATGGACCTCATGGATCAGCTGGCAGGTATTCCGAGCATATGTTACCAGAAATTGAGTATAAGGACTTCAAGAAAGGTTCTCAGTGGTTCACAATGAAGCGGCAGCACGCCCTGATAGTCCTATCAGACAGTCTTTACTACTCGAAGTTCAGTCTTTACTGCAAGCCAGGTTTTGAGGGGAAGAATTGCTACTCTGACGAGCATTACTTGCCGACATTCTTCTATATGATGGATCCTGGAGGCATAGCGAATTGGTCAGTGACACTCGCGGATTGGTCTGAAAGGAAGTGGCATCCGAAAGCGTATCAAGCTCAAGATATTACCTACGAGCTCCTGAAGAAAATTACGTCTATTGATGAGAGTATGCATTTTACCAGCGATGAAAAGTTGGTGATAGATGAACCTTGCGTGTGGAATGGGATGAAGAGGCCGTGTTATTTATTTGCCAGAAAATTCTACCCAGAAACTCTTGATAATTTGATGAATAATTTCTCGAGTTACACAACAATTTGA